The following proteins are encoded in a genomic region of Natrinema sp. DC36:
- a CDS encoding BsuPI-related putative proteinase inhibitor, whose protein sequence is MSLEGTLETAGDDARDAVLFVFTITNAGGEAVELEFTDACTAEFVLAADEEEVWRFSEGRVFAQVLSSEPLAPGESATYEAEWSDPQPGTYTATAELRATDETCEARTDVSVPS, encoded by the coding sequence ATGTCCCTCGAGGGAACGCTCGAGACGGCCGGTGACGACGCGCGTGACGCCGTGTTGTTCGTGTTCACCATTACCAACGCAGGCGGCGAAGCGGTCGAACTCGAGTTTACGGACGCGTGTACGGCGGAGTTCGTGCTCGCCGCGGACGAGGAAGAAGTTTGGCGATTCTCCGAGGGACGGGTGTTCGCGCAGGTACTCAGCTCGGAACCCCTCGCGCCCGGCGAGTCGGCGACGTACGAAGCGGAGTGGTCCGACCCCCAGCCGGGAACGTACACCGCGACCGCGGAGCTGCGAGCGACCGACGAGACCTGCGAGGCGAGAACCGACGTTTCGGTGCCGTCGTGA
- a CDS encoding CbiX/SirB N-terminal domain-containing protein, with translation MQALVIAAHGSHLNPDASDPTYAHADTIRETGAFDEVREAFWKEEPHFREVIRTLESDEVFVVPLFISEGYFTEQIIPRELRLEDWDPDRWESDGTSASQATLEAEDVGKTIHYCGPVGTHDAMTDVIIQRAETATENPDVGEGVGLSVVGHGTDRNENSAKAIEYHSDRIAERDRFDEVKALFMDEEPEVDDVTDYFESDDIVVVPLFIADGYHTQEDIPEDMGLTEDYRLGWDVPSEVDGHRIWYTGAVGTEDLLADVLLERAADAGADIGDAREAVRELAASVAETGADSGPEPNAGAGAGD, from the coding sequence ATGCAAGCGCTGGTCATCGCGGCACACGGATCGCATCTGAATCCGGACGCCTCTGATCCGACCTACGCCCACGCGGACACGATCCGCGAGACGGGCGCGTTCGACGAGGTCCGCGAGGCGTTCTGGAAGGAGGAACCCCACTTCCGCGAGGTCATCCGCACCCTCGAGTCCGACGAGGTGTTCGTCGTCCCGCTCTTCATCAGCGAGGGCTACTTCACCGAGCAAATCATTCCGCGGGAACTTCGCCTCGAGGACTGGGATCCCGACAGGTGGGAGTCGGACGGCACCAGCGCATCACAGGCCACGCTCGAGGCCGAGGACGTCGGCAAGACGATCCACTACTGCGGGCCTGTCGGCACGCACGACGCGATGACGGACGTGATCATCCAGCGAGCCGAAACCGCGACCGAGAATCCGGACGTGGGAGAGGGGGTCGGCCTCTCGGTCGTCGGCCACGGCACCGACCGCAACGAGAACTCCGCGAAGGCCATCGAGTACCACAGCGACCGAATCGCCGAACGAGACCGCTTCGACGAGGTGAAGGCGCTGTTCATGGACGAGGAGCCGGAGGTCGACGACGTGACGGACTACTTCGAGAGCGACGACATCGTCGTCGTCCCCCTCTTCATCGCCGACGGCTACCACACGCAGGAGGACATTCCCGAAGATATGGGGCTGACCGAGGACTACCGGCTCGGCTGGGACGTGCCGAGCGAGGTCGACGGCCACCGGATCTGGTACACCGGCGCCGTCGGCACGGAGGACCTGCTGGCCGACGTCCTCCTCGAGCGGGCGGCCGACGCGGGAGCCGACATCGGCGACGCGCGCGAGGCGGTCCGCGAACTCGCCGCGTCGGTCGCCGAGACCGGGGCCGACTCCGGTCCCGAACCGAACGCCGGAGCGGGCGCGGGGGATTAG
- a CDS encoding DR2241 family protein, whose amino-acid sequence MTVATDDLEALLDRASSGVAFDGLRIDETDDGYSLEAGENRWPGLDEAALGRALESSDEYVTNWRYWQETVGGEGTARRAFLRWCERAPLADAEDAADAEATVDAPLAVPERYDALRDGIDREWGQLSITARFVDIDDPDGERVYDLWHVDDADSDLADLEVYDEPRDAREIATHDDDGRYRPLKTAPTLPAGWAFTGLSGDDLVDAIGFFYPATIANWHRERRGALDVDHWLETAERQTGIYDVIDELPREAVEWMAEACCVDSQCLRRREWEYEDGDELDADGGDGPFPCREPCSLVIAAARKWAILESEEERTYELELTTSERNQLEELIDAVAEGRVDEIREADVNDGANRYRARYLRAKRFGEEGLEATPVDE is encoded by the coding sequence GTGACGGTCGCGACGGACGACCTCGAGGCGCTGCTCGACCGCGCGTCGTCGGGCGTCGCGTTCGACGGCCTCCGAATCGACGAGACGGACGACGGGTACAGCCTCGAAGCGGGCGAAAACCGGTGGCCCGGCCTCGACGAGGCCGCGTTGGGGCGCGCCCTCGAGTCCAGCGACGAGTACGTCACGAACTGGCGCTACTGGCAGGAAACGGTCGGCGGGGAGGGGACCGCGCGACGCGCCTTCCTCCGGTGGTGCGAACGAGCGCCGCTCGCGGACGCCGAGGACGCGGCGGATGCGGAAGCCACGGTCGACGCGCCGCTCGCCGTCCCCGAGCGGTACGACGCGCTGCGCGACGGTATCGACCGCGAGTGGGGCCAGCTGTCTATCACGGCCCGCTTCGTCGATATCGACGACCCCGACGGCGAGCGCGTCTACGACCTCTGGCACGTCGACGATGCCGACAGCGATCTCGCCGACCTCGAGGTCTACGACGAGCCGCGAGACGCGCGAGAGATCGCGACGCACGACGATGACGGCCGCTATCGGCCGCTGAAGACCGCACCGACGCTTCCCGCCGGCTGGGCCTTCACCGGTCTCTCGGGTGACGACCTCGTCGACGCGATCGGGTTCTTCTATCCGGCAACGATCGCCAACTGGCATCGAGAACGACGGGGGGCCCTCGATGTCGACCACTGGCTCGAGACCGCCGAGCGACAGACCGGGATCTACGACGTGATCGACGAACTCCCCCGCGAGGCCGTCGAGTGGATGGCCGAGGCCTGCTGCGTCGATTCCCAGTGTCTCCGTCGGCGGGAGTGGGAGTACGAGGACGGCGACGAACTCGACGCCGACGGCGGCGACGGCCCCTTCCCCTGCCGCGAGCCCTGCTCGCTCGTGATCGCGGCCGCTCGCAAGTGGGCCATCCTCGAGTCCGAGGAAGAACGAACCTACGAGCTCGAGTTGACGACCAGCGAACGCAACCAGCTCGAGGAGCTGATCGACGCGGTCGCCGAGGGGCGGGTCGACGAGATCCGCGAAGCCGACGTCAACGACGGTGCGAACCGCTACCGGGCGCGGTACCTCCGGGCCAAGCGATTCGGCGAGGAGGGACTCGAGGCGACGCCGGTCGACGAGTGA
- a CDS encoding methytransferase partner Trm112 produces MKESLLDILCCPLDKHDLELEDAEHDDEEVIAGTLVCSECGEEYPIEDGIPNLLPPDMREGTPA; encoded by the coding sequence ATGAAGGAGTCGTTGCTGGACATTCTCTGCTGTCCGCTCGATAAACACGACCTGGAGCTCGAGGACGCCGAACACGATGACGAGGAAGTCATCGCCGGCACCCTCGTCTGTTCCGAGTGCGGTGAGGAGTACCCCATCGAGGACGGCATTCCGAACCTGCTGCCGCCAGACATGCGCGAGGGAACGCCGGCCTAA
- a CDS encoding adenylosuccinate synthase, with product MTVTIVGSQLGDEGKGGVVDLYGDAADVVARYQGGDNAGHTVVHDGTKYKLSLVPSGAVRGKIGVLGNGCVVNPETLFDEIDTLRERGLEPDVRVAERAHVILPYHRALDGIEEEEKEDLAAGTTKRGIGPTYEDKAGRRGVRIGDLLDPDVLRERLEYVVPQKKALAEEVFDKETGEEFDIDHLYETYREYGERLAEENMTVDCGTFLQERIDAGENVMLEGAQGTSLDIDHGVYPYVTSSNPTAGGATVGTGLGPTVVGDGEVIGIVKAYLSRVGTGPLPTELGGVEDQTPDYDSDADGAADEEELATYIRDEGGEYGTVTGRPRRVGWLDMPMLRHAARANGFTGLAVNHIDVLAGLETVEVGHSYEFDAAEQSSASNQNSPSSDDGEEIFTMPPTTEQWGRCEATFKSFDGWPEVDWGAVAAEGYEAIPENARTYLEYIADELETPIYAVGVGPGREETIVVENPYQ from the coding sequence ATGACCGTCACTATCGTCGGGTCGCAACTCGGCGACGAAGGCAAAGGTGGGGTCGTCGATCTCTACGGCGACGCCGCCGACGTCGTCGCCCGGTATCAGGGCGGCGACAACGCTGGCCACACCGTCGTTCACGACGGAACGAAGTACAAACTGTCGCTCGTGCCGTCGGGAGCCGTTCGAGGGAAGATCGGCGTCCTCGGCAACGGCTGCGTCGTCAACCCCGAAACGCTGTTCGACGAGATCGACACGCTACGAGAGCGCGGTCTCGAGCCGGACGTCCGGGTCGCCGAGCGCGCCCACGTCATTCTCCCCTACCACCGCGCGCTCGACGGCATCGAAGAGGAGGAAAAGGAGGACCTCGCCGCCGGGACGACCAAACGCGGCATCGGCCCGACCTACGAGGACAAAGCCGGCCGCCGCGGCGTCCGCATCGGCGACCTGCTCGACCCCGACGTGCTCCGCGAGCGCCTCGAGTACGTCGTTCCCCAGAAGAAAGCCCTCGCGGAGGAGGTCTTCGACAAGGAGACCGGCGAGGAGTTCGACATCGACCACCTCTATGAAACCTATCGCGAGTACGGGGAGCGCCTCGCCGAGGAGAACATGACCGTCGACTGCGGGACCTTCCTGCAAGAGCGGATCGACGCCGGCGAGAACGTCATGCTCGAGGGCGCGCAGGGTACCTCCCTCGATATCGACCACGGGGTCTACCCCTACGTCACCTCCTCGAACCCGACCGCGGGCGGCGCGACCGTCGGCACCGGTCTGGGCCCGACCGTCGTCGGCGACGGCGAGGTCATCGGCATCGTCAAGGCGTATCTCTCTCGAGTCGGGACCGGCCCGCTGCCGACCGAACTCGGCGGCGTCGAGGACCAGACGCCCGACTACGATAGTGACGCGGATGGGGCCGCGGACGAGGAAGAACTCGCGACCTACATCCGCGACGAGGGTGGGGAGTACGGCACCGTCACCGGCCGCCCGCGGCGCGTCGGCTGGCTCGACATGCCGATGCTTCGCCACGCGGCCCGCGCGAACGGATTCACCGGACTCGCGGTCAATCACATCGACGTGCTCGCGGGTCTCGAGACGGTCGAAGTCGGCCACAGCTACGAGTTCGACGCCGCCGAGCAAAGCTCGGCGAGCAATCAGAACTCCCCGAGTTCTGATGACGGCGAGGAGATCTTCACGATGCCGCCGACGACCGAACAGTGGGGGCGCTGTGAGGCCACGTTCAAATCGTTCGACGGCTGGCCCGAAGTCGACTGGGGCGCGGTCGCCGCCGAGGGCTACGAGGCTATCCCCGAGAACGCGCGGACCTACCTCGAGTACATCGCCGACGAACTCGAGACGCCGATCTACGCCGTCGGCGTCGGTCCCGGCCGCGAGGAGACCATCGTCGTCGAGAACCCGTACCAATAG
- a CDS encoding transcriptional regulator, which yields MDSRTQERVEEWDSRPFNGGFDGLSDLADSDFSGAVSAAGTWLFMLNGRIVGVVDGDIEDFETASGTRYEAPHSSLPLLCTMEEQGGEPRAKYYTNETPLREVDGTLQSGSFTGYIELSENVLSGDYYAVYYGGRRMAAAYIGNAERLHTGDDAFERAADEVGIYEVTDVEIDVVDVPGTADVEPDSGPKSTTGADTADRAVDAGATDPSPAADSASDPTADSSTDSTTPSIDPIDVSDTDPVATDDAAGSDPIEAATDDDEPTLSSEIDLTDDATGITATDESEAESESATAGITDSGLSVDLDPDSDPDNERTPAEQETGAETESTEYADPDTESAGSVESESESEPALAEPEVEGSSAGEGTAPDPTDGDSTENEPSTTTETTAASTETAVEPTETADSVETDDADTDDSRPTTGEGSASSPNLAEVEAAAEELEQNDISWVDEDDADEDDETTAVGSSDDEPATEAEATSAEDGLEEQFEREEEWRETRRIPSIDPENSEAISDSSASEREAKPGRSSPDRSSSEQSSNQADASTANTPSNDARADSQDSAAETSTASAAAGSRAGRSRDAESGSRSEAAAATDARNERVAALTEKVETLQEQRDALVAKADELEAERDRLQSTNEDLSATVERLQTRIEELETELQRARQREAGDVEAEASATTQLSAQQALSGTNLFVRYGSKSQPTLETAHDGNADRSEVASNLQLEHHTGFDSSDAAVDGTSYEEFLESTMEHRFVDWLTEMLLYEIRDTGNADGLGDLYDAIPRIDRAELGATISLADDETEDVPDQVTFDIVAYDKMGNPLVLVTLNDSREPATQELLGELEEAASAVKANYPDLAAAIAVTSSYFEPGALEVAEQATSGGFLSRGSKLSYVNLSRKDGYHLCLVESRSEGFHMNVPEL from the coding sequence ATGGACTCGCGCACGCAAGAGCGCGTCGAGGAGTGGGACTCCCGCCCATTCAACGGCGGTTTCGACGGTCTCTCCGATCTCGCTGATAGTGATTTTTCGGGTGCCGTATCGGCGGCGGGCACGTGGCTCTTTATGCTCAACGGCCGCATCGTCGGCGTTGTTGATGGCGACATCGAGGACTTCGAGACTGCCTCGGGCACGCGGTACGAGGCCCCCCACTCGTCGCTTCCCTTACTCTGTACGATGGAGGAACAGGGCGGCGAGCCGCGGGCGAAATACTACACGAACGAGACACCGCTTCGCGAGGTCGACGGCACGTTGCAGAGCGGCTCGTTCACCGGCTACATCGAACTGAGCGAGAACGTGCTCAGCGGCGACTACTACGCCGTCTACTACGGCGGTCGCCGCATGGCCGCAGCCTACATCGGCAACGCCGAACGGCTGCACACCGGGGACGATGCCTTCGAGCGAGCGGCCGACGAGGTCGGTATCTACGAGGTCACCGACGTTGAGATCGATGTCGTCGACGTTCCAGGGACGGCCGACGTCGAACCCGATTCAGGGCCGAAATCGACGACAGGCGCCGATACGGCCGATCGAGCGGTCGACGCGGGCGCTACCGACCCGTCTCCGGCTGCCGACTCGGCGTCCGATCCGACCGCTGACTCATCTACTGACTCAACGACCCCGTCGATCGACCCGATCGACGTCTCGGACACCGACCCAGTCGCCACCGACGACGCGGCCGGGAGCGACCCGATCGAAGCGGCCACCGACGACGACGAGCCGACGCTGTCGTCGGAGATCGATCTGACGGACGACGCGACGGGTATCACGGCGACCGACGAAAGCGAAGCGGAGTCGGAGTCCGCCACTGCGGGCATTACCGACTCGGGGCTGTCCGTCGATCTCGATCCGGATTCTGACCCGGACAACGAACGCACCCCAGCAGAGCAGGAGACGGGCGCGGAGACCGAGTCGACGGAGTATGCGGATCCCGACACTGAATCCGCTGGATCGGTCGAGTCCGAATCGGAGTCGGAGCCAGCACTGGCGGAGCCGGAAGTCGAAGGATCGTCGGCCGGCGAGGGTACCGCGCCCGATCCGACGGACGGAGACAGCACTGAGAACGAGCCGTCGACGACCACGGAGACGACTGCAGCGTCCACCGAGACGGCCGTCGAACCGACTGAAACTGCGGATTCCGTTGAAACCGACGACGCCGACACCGATGATTCACGACCGACGACGGGCGAGGGGTCCGCTTCGAGTCCCAACCTCGCGGAGGTCGAGGCGGCGGCCGAGGAACTCGAACAGAACGATATTTCCTGGGTCGATGAGGACGACGCAGACGAGGACGACGAGACGACGGCAGTCGGCTCGTCCGACGACGAACCCGCCACCGAGGCCGAGGCGACGAGCGCGGAGGACGGCCTCGAGGAGCAGTTCGAACGGGAGGAGGAGTGGCGCGAGACGCGACGCATTCCGTCGATCGATCCGGAGAACAGCGAGGCGATTTCCGACTCGAGTGCGAGCGAACGCGAGGCGAAACCGGGTCGCTCGTCGCCGGATCGATCCTCGTCGGAGCAGTCGTCGAACCAGGCCGACGCGAGCACGGCCAACACCCCGTCGAACGACGCTCGAGCGGACTCGCAGGACTCTGCGGCCGAGACGTCGACGGCGTCGGCCGCCGCCGGGTCGCGAGCGGGCCGATCTCGAGACGCGGAGTCGGGTTCACGGAGTGAGGCCGCCGCCGCGACCGACGCGCGCAACGAACGGGTTGCGGCCCTCACCGAGAAGGTCGAGACGCTACAGGAGCAACGCGACGCGCTCGTCGCGAAAGCCGACGAACTCGAGGCCGAACGCGATCGGCTGCAGTCGACGAACGAGGATCTCTCCGCGACCGTCGAGCGGCTCCAGACGCGGATCGAGGAACTCGAGACGGAGCTGCAACGCGCCCGCCAGCGCGAGGCCGGCGATGTGGAAGCCGAAGCGAGCGCGACCACCCAGCTCTCGGCCCAGCAGGCGCTCTCGGGGACGAATCTCTTCGTTCGCTACGGGTCGAAGAGTCAGCCGACCCTCGAGACGGCCCACGACGGCAACGCGGATCGCAGCGAGGTCGCGTCGAACCTCCAACTGGAACACCACACCGGGTTCGATTCGAGTGACGCCGCCGTCGACGGGACGTCCTACGAGGAATTCCTCGAGTCGACGATGGAACACCGGTTCGTCGACTGGCTCACCGAGATGCTGCTCTACGAGATCCGCGACACCGGCAACGCGGACGGACTTGGTGACCTGTACGACGCGATCCCGCGGATCGATCGGGCCGAGCTCGGCGCGACCATCTCGCTCGCGGACGACGAGACCGAGGACGTCCCCGACCAGGTCACCTTCGACATCGTCGCCTACGACAAAATGGGGAATCCGCTCGTGCTGGTCACGCTCAACGACTCGCGGGAGCCGGCGACGCAGGAACTCCTCGGCGAACTCGAGGAAGCCGCGTCCGCGGTGAAGGCGAACTATCCGGATCTGGCGGCCGCGATCGCCGTCACCTCGAGTTACTTCGAACCCGGCGCGCTCGAGGTGGCCGAGCAGGCCACGAGCGGGGGCTTCCTCAGCCGGGGCTCGAAACTGAGTTACGTCAACCTCTCCCGGAAGGACGGCTACCACCTCTGTCTGGTCGAGTCCCGTTCCGAAGGGTTCCACATGAACGTCCCCGAGCTGTAG
- a CDS encoding UPF0058 family protein, which yields MHKDELLELHEELVVIMEYFSEREEVDETLFDHYRQLDVDPSHVHKSKSEHKHAVFVLGNALASAMSEDEFSSAGRIGKRMKELAEDAESKI from the coding sequence ATGCATAAAGACGAACTCCTCGAGCTTCACGAAGAACTCGTCGTCATCATGGAGTACTTCTCGGAGCGCGAGGAGGTCGACGAGACGTTGTTCGATCACTACCGACAACTCGACGTCGACCCCTCGCACGTTCACAAGTCGAAGAGTGAACACAAACACGCGGTTTTCGTCCTCGGCAACGCGCTCGCGAGCGCGATGAGCGAAGACGAGTTCTCGAGTGCCGGTCGGATCGGCAAGCGGATGAAGGAACTCGCCGAGGACGCGGAATCGAAGATATAG
- a CDS encoding DUF998 domain-containing protein — MVAWRRIATYCGFAGPIVSIGAIMLATIVAPLETFTWHGRALSDMGRYGAPTFFLFNGGLIVGGLLGFPFAWRLWLESRNSLERVGIVLLAVAVVGMIGVGIFFLEHTTLYLETSLHGLAALTVFGVAPFAGWIYGTGAALAGDGRLAVASFWLGIVHPVAWLGWLVSLGGAIDTGTWFAVPEFVAALAFGGWILSLALTVSRRADSEPDVSA; from the coding sequence ATGGTTGCCTGGAGACGGATCGCGACGTACTGTGGGTTCGCCGGACCGATCGTCTCGATTGGGGCGATCATGCTCGCCACGATCGTTGCACCGCTCGAGACGTTCACGTGGCACGGACGGGCGCTCTCCGATATGGGTCGGTACGGCGCGCCGACGTTTTTCCTGTTCAACGGTGGACTGATCGTCGGCGGGCTGCTCGGTTTCCCCTTCGCGTGGCGGCTGTGGCTCGAGAGTCGAAACAGCCTCGAGCGCGTCGGCATCGTGCTACTCGCGGTCGCCGTCGTCGGGATGATCGGCGTCGGGATCTTCTTCCTCGAACACACGACCCTCTACCTCGAGACGAGTTTGCACGGCCTCGCGGCACTGACCGTGTTCGGCGTGGCACCGTTTGCGGGGTGGATCTACGGTACCGGTGCGGCACTGGCCGGCGATGGCCGTCTCGCGGTCGCCTCGTTCTGGCTCGGAATCGTCCACCCGGTTGCGTGGCTGGGCTGGCTGGTGTCCCTCGGCGGCGCAATCGATACCGGGACGTGGTTCGCCGTCCCCGAATTCGTCGCCGCCCTCGCGTTCGGCGGCTGGATCCTCTCGCTGGCACTCACCGTCTCTCGTCGGGCTGACAGCGAACCGGACGTATCGGCCTAG